CCTCGGCCACGAGATGGAGGCGCAGGCGCTCGTCGACCCGGAGTCGGCGGGCGACCTCGTCGGTCCAGTAGGCGTCCATCAGGGGCTTGGCCAGCTCCAGCTTGTGCCGTCGGACCTCCTCGCTGTCCCGCAGGTACCTCGGGCCGAACTGCGGGAGCAGGGTGACGAGGAAGGGCCGGACCATGAGCATGTCGCGCCGCGGGCCCGCCGGGACCATCTCCGCGACCAGGTTCATCAGGGCGCGCGCGGAGTCGAAGCGCAGGGTGTAGCTCCCGCTCTTCGTCACGTGCTTGCCGTCGTCGCGGCCCACCAGGTAGTAGCAGGTGTAGTCGTCGATCAGGGAGACGCCGTCGGCCCGCAAGTAGGCCTCCATGGTGAACAGCGCGTCCTCGCCGGTCCACAACGACTCGTCGAACCGCATGCCGTGACGGTCCAGCAGGTCGCGGCGGAACAGCTTCTGCGCGCTCAGCGTGAACTTGATGTTGGACGACCAGACGTCGGTACGCTCCAGCGTCTGCCCCCACATCGACTGCGGCGGCTTGCGGTTGATGCCCTCGACGCGGCCGAGGACCACGTCGGTGCCGTTGCGGTCGGCCATCGCGACCATCCGCTCGAGGGCCTCGGGGCCGAGCCGGTCGTCGGCGTCCAGGAAGAACACGTACCGTCCGGCGGCCTTGCCCAGCCCGACGTTGCGCGGGGCGCTGGGGCCGCCGGAGTTGTCCTGGCGGATCACCGTGACCGGCATGTCGACGCGGTCGGCGAACTCCTCCAGGCAGGCGCCGGTGCCGTCCGTGGAGCCGTCGTCGACCGCGATGACCTCGATGCGCGTGTGGTCGATGGTCTGGGCCTCGACGGACGCGAGGCACTCGACCAGGTACGGCATCGCGTCGTACGCCCCGATGATCACGGTCACATCAGGCTGCGTCACGGTCACACTTCCCCCAGATCATGAGGAACCCTTGGTCATAGGGCATTCCCCCCGTATTGGCTTATTCGCAACTTAGTAGACGGACGAGGACGGGAAGCGGTTGCCTGCTCATAGCTTTTTTGTGGCGCAGGTCACGACCAGTGAGAACGCTTCCCTCATGACGTACGTAAAAGGGCCCTGTTTTCGAGGATCATTCCTCGAAAACAGGGCCCTTCTTGACGACGCGTTGGTCAGGCCTTGGTCGTGGCCTCCGCGGCTCCGGACGCCGCCCGTGACTCCTGCCCGACGTTGCGCGCCTCGGCCTTGAGGGCGAGGTTCGCGACGGCGGTGTTGAACTGCTCGATGGACGTCGGCTCGTCCGGGCCCAGCAGATACTGCTTGAGCTCCTTGCGGTCCTCCGCCAGCGGGTCGCCCGCGGGGTCGCGGACCGCGTCCAGCAGCCCGCCCAGCTCGGCCGCGCTGTTGGACAGGATGGTGGCGGCACGCACCGCGGTGTTCTGCCGCTTGAACTCCTCCACACCCAGCTCGGCGGAGTCCGTCACCGCGTACGGCTTGCCGCTCGCGATGAAGTCGGAGACCACGCTGGAGATGTCGGAGACCATCGCGTCCGAGACGTTGAAGCAGTCGTACAGCCGCGGCTCGGCGCCGGTGATGACCCGGTGCTCCCAAGCGGGGAACGAGCGCCAGTACGCGTCGTTCCACTCGTTGCGCAACCGGGCGATCTCCGCGTGCTTCGCCGGATCGATCACACCGTCACGCGTGGCCTCGGCCTCGTCGCCCTTGTCGCCGCCGCGGCCGGACAGCTCGGCGATCCGGGCCTCGATCCGGACCAGGTCGGCCTTGGCCTGCGCCTGGGCGGTCGCGTCGGCCGTGAAGCGGGCGTCGGCGGCCCGCTCGACGGCGGCCTTCTCCACCAGGGCGGTGATCCGCGCGTGCGCGGCGCCCGCCTCCTTGCTGACGGTGCCGGTGAAGGGGTGCGGCTTGTACAGGACCCGGACCGGCGGGTCGGCCGTCACCAGCCTCTTCACGATGTTCTCGCCGGCCAGCACGATCGAGGTGTTGCCCGGGTCGCCGTCCCAGCCCTCCCAGGTGGGCGCGTACAGCACGGTCGGGCCGTGTCCGTCGGCGGCTGCGCCGCGGGGACCGTCCGGCACGCCCTGCCAGGTCTGGATCGGCGCCAGCTGCGGGCGGCCGACCTCGGCGATGTCCTCGTCACGGACGCCGACGTCCGCGATGGCGTAGCGGTCGCGGCCCGCACGGCCGGCCGTCCACACCTCGTCGTACACCTTGCTGAACGGGTTGACGCTGGCGAGCTTGTCGCTGTCGCCGTGGCCGATGAAGACGTGCTTCATGGTCGGGACGCGCAGCAGGTGGATGTTCTTGCCGACGTTGGCCGCGTACAGGGCGACGCGCACGCTGGACAGGTCCATGTTCATCAGGTGCACCCCTCCGGGCACGCAGACGACGGGGACCGTGGTGGGGGCCAGGTTGTTCAGGATGGCCCGCTCGCGCAGGATGATCAGCGGCTTGGAGTCCAGCTGCTCCATGGTCTCCAGCCACATGTTGACCTGGTACGCCGAGTCCTTGGAGCCGGAGAAGTACAGCACCGTCTCCGGCCGGTAGCCCGCCAGCCAGTCGTCGACGGCGGCCAGCACGGTCTCCGCGTTCGGCGGGGTCTTGCTGCCGCGGACGTACGGCATGAGGGCGACGACGTACAGGGTGCCCAGCACTATCGTCGCGCCGATGCCGACGAACGCCGCGAGGGTGTCCTCCGTGGCCGCGGAGACCAGCACACCGACGACGGCGGCGAGGTCCAGGTGCAGCATCTTCTCGGCGGAGCGGTTGAGCAGCCGGCGCGGCGGGGCGTCGGGGATGCGGATGCGGGACTTCAGGTCGACGTTGCGGGTGGCGACCGGCATCCGGCGGCGGTTGCGGATCAGGGTGACCAGCGCGCCGTGCGGGGCCTGCAGACCGTAGAACGCGATGAAGCACGCGACGGCGCCGTAGAAGACCAGACCGTCCGCGAGGTCGAGCCGGGCCAGCAGCAGGACCAGGAGCAGCTGCCGGATCAGGAAGCGGATCGACAGACCCGCACGCACCTTGCTCAGGCGGTTGATCAGATAACTGCCCTTGCGGTGCAGATAGTGGTCCGCCAGGTACGTCACCGCGGCGGCGGCCGTGAAGGCGGGAACGCTCGGGACGAGCGCGGCCAGCATGAGCGCCGGGAAGCCCAGGATCATGAGGGCCGCTGCGGCCAGCTCGGCCGCACTGCCCACCCGGGCGACGCGAATGGCTCTGGTTATCACAGAGGAACCTGCTCTTGGAGGGGGAGTGCCGGTGTGGTTCTGATATGCAGCGAAAATGTGAGAAATTCGCGAGAGGTACTGATTCAGGCCCCTGCGAATGCTCCGATAACGGGCAGCCACAGAGGCCTGAATAGCAGATGTCTAATTGCCGTTGATTATGCCACGCCGTCCTGACGGTCCAGGACACTGGCAAGTGCCTGCTCGAACCCGGAGGCCCTGCCCGCGGCGGCCGTCGGGTCCTGCTGGCGCACGTCGATCACATGGCCGGTGAGCTCGGACAGCAGCACGTCGAGCGAGGTACGGGCGACGGCCTCGGAGGAGAGCAGGGTGCCCGAGGGCTCCTGGCCGAACGCCTTGGTGCGCATCGGGGTCGCGGTGCGCTCCGGGTTGATGCAGTTGACGCGGACACCGTCGCCGGCCCACTCGTCGGACAGGGCCTGGGTGAGGTTCACCATCGCGGCCTTGGTCGAGGAGTAGAGGCTGTACTCGGCGCGGCCGCGGGTGTAGCTGCTGGAGGTGTAGAGCAGCAGCTGACCCTTGGTCTCCGCCAGGTACTTGTAGCTGGAACGTGCGATCTGCACCGGCGCGAGGTAGTTGACCTTCAGCGCTTCCTCGATGGTCGCGTTGTCGGTCTCGGCCAGCTTGCCGATGCGCAGCACTCCGGCGGTGTTGACGACGTAGTCGATGCGCCCGGTCTCGGCGTACGCCTTGGACAGCGCGTCGTCGACCTCCTCGGGGTTCTCGACGTGCGTGCCGGTGGTGGAGCGGCCCAGCGCGTACACCTTCGAGCCGTAGGCCTCGGCGAGTTCGGCGATGTCCTTGCCGATGCCGTAGGAGCCGCCGAAGACGACGACGGTCTTGCCGGTCAGCAGCTCGCGGTAGGCCTCCTCGGAGACCTGCTCGGGCGCGGCGGTGGAGGCCAGCTGGAAGAGCTTGTCGGCGATGAAGACGTCGACGGGCTGCGTGACCTTCATGTTGTACTCGTCGCCCGCGACGACGTGGATCGGCACGTCCGGCAGGTACTTGAGCACGACCGAGCAGTCGTCCGTGGCCTGGAAGTTGGGGTCACCGGCGGCGACCTCGTAGGCCCGCTTGATCGTGGACAGCTTGAAGGCCTGCGGGGTCTGGCCGCGGCGCAGCCGGGAGCGGTCCGGGATCTCGGTGATGAACTCGCCGTCCTCACCGTGGGTGCGGGTCACGATGATGGTGTCCGCGGACGGGATGGCGACGTCGACGGCCTGGTAGCGCTCCAGCGCGACCACGCAGTCGTCGATGACGCGCTGCGCCAGCAGCGGGCGAACGGCGTCGTGGAACAGGACGTTGAGGTCCTCGCCCTCGGCCAGGCCCTCGCCGAGCGCCGCGATGGCGCGCTCGGTGGTCTCGTTCCGGGTCGAACCGCCCTCGATGACCTTCTTGACCTTCGTGAACCCGGCCTTGGCCACGATCTTCTCTATGTCCGGCACGTAGCCCGGCGCCATCAGGACGATGATGTCGTCGATCGAGTCGGCGTTCTCGAAGGTGGTCAGGGTGTGCTCGATGACTGCCTTGCCGGCGATCTTCAGCAGCTGCTTGGGGATCGAAAGACCCACTCGCTGACCGGTACCGCCGGCCAGGATCACTGCGGTGGTACGGGGCTTGGCGATGTGCTGGGACACAGATGACCTACCTCGGGGCGACAGGGAACTCGGAAATGGTCCCACTTGGGGTTACCGCAGTGCAAGGTGAGCGCCGTCCGTCGCATATGTGCGCGCCATCTGTCATTCACCTTGTACTCCTGGTGATTGAGGAGACCGTTGTGACGAGTGCCTGGAATTGCTGTGAGTAACTCCACAGGGAGTTCTGTATTGCTGTGCGTGACGACCGTACCCCTCAGCGCCGCCGCAACCGCTTCAGGCAGCGGTGCCCCAGCACCTTCACGAGTTCTTTGGACGAGGTCTGGTGCACGGTGCGCGAGGTGACCGGCGCCGTGTTCCGGATCGGCGTGGCGGCGGCTGCGGCGAGCGCTCCGTACAGTGCCTGCGCGGCCACCTCGGGGGCGATCCGCGGTTCCGCCGGGGCCTGCGCGGCGGGCTTCGGTACGGCGGACAGCAGGGCCGGGTCGCCGAGGACGCGCACGCCCATGGTGCCGATGCGCCGCGCCATCCCGGCGCCGATCTCCGCCGCGGCCTCGACGGCCCACTGCGGGGTGCCGATCTTCACGTCCTGCGCGGTCGGACTGCACGTGTTCTTCATATGCATCACCGCGCCGTGCCGTACGAGCTTGGAATACAGCTCCTCCGGAAGGTCATTGCCGCGGAATTCCTTATTAAGATTCCGCAGCATTTCGGTCTCGGCGAGCGTCAGGGAACGGTTCGCGGCGTCCGGGACCTCCTGGAGCAGCTCCGCCGGCAGCCCGAGCAGCGACTCGAAGGTGCGCATCAGCCCGCCCCGGTCGCGGTCGTCCACGACGACGACGGTGACCCGCTCCGGGCCGGCCGCCCGGACCCAGCGCTCGACTAGCCGGTCGTGCCGGTGGCGGTGCCAGAAGCTCGGGTTGGGCTTGTCGTAGGGGGCCTTCCTGAGCATGTGCTCGAGCCAGTCCTCGTAGCCCATGCGCAGACCGTTCTGGACGTACTGCTGCCACTGCGAGGGCATGATCTTCGCGAGCGGGCGCAGGGTGACGAGGATGTGCACGGACTCCCGCCCGAGCTGCTCGACGATCCGTGCGACGGTCGCGTCGTCGGGGGCGTCGGCGAAGAACTCGCTGCTGATGACCGAGGTGCGCCGGCCCGCGCCCCGCGCCCTGTCGACGAGTCGCAGCCACTGTTTCTCGCTGGGCCCGGCGTCGCCCATCATCCCCGGACGGGCACAGGCCGCCAGCACGGCCTCCATGGGGTGCCGGGTGGCGGCCGGCCAGTCGACCCCGTACCCGCCGAGCCGGTCCTTGGCGGCGAACAGCGCGCCCTGGATCGAGGTCGTCCCGGTCTTGTGGGGGCCGATGTGCAGCAGGCGGGTGCCGGCGGGCAGCGGGGTGATGACGCCGCCGTTCGCCGCGGGCTCATGTCTCGTACAGTCCGTCTCCATGGTCAGAGGACGGTAAGAGGGGTTCCTGGGACGGTGCTGAGAGAGACCTGGGACACAGCTGAGTCCCAGGCCCCCGTCACACGGAATTCATCGTCGACCGGTCACGCGAGTTCGACGCCGGGGCGGTCCGCCTCGACCCGCAGCGTGGCCAGCGTGCTCGCCGTGGCCGTCGGCTGCCGGACCGTGTCGACGGTCCTGACCCGGGCGTCGATGCCGTGGCGGTCGACGTCGAAGAGGTGGTAGCCGCGGTGGGCGTCGAGCAGCTTCCAGTGCGGGTTGTCCGCCATCAGCGGGTCCCACTGCTGGTGGAAGGCGTCCTGGTCCTGGTCGCCGTTGCTGGAGATGGACGTCCCCACGAACTCGGCGCCGACGACGTCGGATTCCGGGTCGCCGAAGTCCTTCTTGAGGTCGCTGATCATCGTCAGATGGCGGTCGCCGGTGAACACGACGGGGTTGCGGACGTCCTCGAACTCCCGCATGAGCTGGTTGCGTTCGGCCTGGTAGCCGTCCCAGGCGTCGTAGTACCAGAGCTTGCCCTCGCCGACCTTCAGATCGGTCTCGGCCATCATGATCTGCGAGGCGATGAGGTTCCAGCGGGCCGGTGAGTCGTGCAGCCCGTCCAGGAGCCACTCCTTCTGCCCGGCGCCGAGCATGGTGAGCGCGGGGTCCTGGGCGCCCTCCTGGCTGGTCGCCTGGTCGCTGCGGAACTGCCGGGTGTCGAGCACGTTGAGCCGGGCGAGCCGGCCGAACTCCAGGCGGCGGTACATCTGGATGTGCGGTCCGTTCGGGACCGAGCTCGCACGGACCGGCATGTGCTCGTAGTACGCCTGGTAGGCCGCGGTGAGCCGGGCCACGAAGGCGTCGTGCGGCTGCTTGGCGGGGTCCTGCGGGATCTCGCCGGCGAAGTCGTTGTCGACCTCGTGGTCGTCGAAGGTGACGATCCAGGGGGCGCCGGCGTGCATCGCGGCGAGGTCCGGGTCGCTGCGGTACTGGGCGTACCGGTTGCGGTACTGGACCAGGGTGTACGGCTCCCCCGTGCCCTCGTGCCGGCGCACCCCCGTCGACGCGGGCGACGACTCGTAGATGTAGTCGCCGACGAAGAGCACGAAGTCGGGGTCCTGGGCGAGCATGTCGGCGTACGGCGTGAAGTAGCCGTGCTGGTAGTTCTGGCAGGACGCGAGCGCGAAGCGCAGGCTGCCGCCCTTGCTGTGCGGGTGGGGGGCGGTGCGGGTGCGGCCGGTGGGCGAGATCTGTCCGCTCGTGCGGAAGCGGTACCAGTAGGTACGGCCCGGGCGCAGCCGCCGTACATCCACGTGAACGCTGTGCCCGTACTCGGGCCGCGCCTGGGTCACGCCCCGGCGTACGGGCTTTCTGAACCGTTCGTCCTCCGCGATCTCCCACTCCACCGGCACGACCTCGTCGGGCATGCCGCCGCCGTTCAGCGGGTCGGGGGCGAGCCGGGTCCACAGCACGATGCCGTCGGGCAGCGGGTCGCCGGAGGTGACACCGAGGCTGAACACGCCGTCGGGCAACGTCGTGCCGGCCGCTCGGGCGGTGGTCGGCAGCCACAGCTGGGTGGAGGCGGCGGCGCCGATCACGGCGGCCCCGGCGGTCAGAAAGCGGCGTCGGTCGGGCGATGTTGCTCCGGTCATCAGTGAACTCCCCTGCCTCACTGGCCTCTTGGACACTGGGAAGCTCACGCCCATGGACGGTCCGCCCGCTGAACCGTGAGCTTCGGGTGCATGACAACTAGACAGACAACAGAAGACCCGCCGCGGCACACGAACACCTCGATGCCGCAACAGGCCTGACGGGTGGTCAGCGGCTCAGTGCGGGAAGTCCGCGCCCAGCCGGGCGGAGTCCGGGTTCGTGCCGAAGGCCTTGGCGCCGAAGGCGAGGGACCCCTTGGTGGTGACTCCGGCGGCGGTGGAGCGGAAGGCCCACACCGAGCCGGCGTCGGCGTTCTCCCCGGGTGCGCCGACGATCAGGTCCGCGCGGCCGTCGCCGTCGGTGTCGAGCAGGGTGACGGCCTCGCCGAAGCGGTCCCGGCGCTCGGCGGCGCCCGGGACACCGGCCGTGTTCTGGCTGAACACCTTCGAACCGGCACCGGTGGGCCCGGACGCCCCGCCCGGGATCACGGCGACCGTGCCCGCGTCCTGCACACCGGCGAAGTCCTCGAGCGGGACGCCGGCCACGATGTCGGCACAGCCGTCGCCGTCGACGTCCCCGACCGCGACGGACGCGCCGAACAAGTCGCCCGGCTCACCGGCGCCCGGCACCCCGGGGGTGTCCTGGTGCAGCATGCGCGGGTCCCCGGTCTTCGGGCCCTGCGCGGTGCCGAGGACGACGCCGACCCGGTCGCCGTACTGGCTGGGGTCGTTCGGCTCCTCGTTGCCGTTGGCCGGGAAGGGCCTGCCGAAGACGATGTCGTCACGGCCGTCGCCGTTCACGTCACCGAGCTCGATGTCGCTGCCGCCCTCGATCTTCGCGCCCCGCGCGTTCCGCAGCGCGGAGAGCGGGGCGAGGCCCTGCTCGGTGCCGTGCAGGTAGTTGAGGTGGTGGCTGGAGCCCTGGTCGCCGGGTTCCCAGTCGGCGGGCATGGTCAGCGAGACGAGGTCGGTGATGCCGTCGCCGTCGACGTCCCCGGCGGCCGTGTCGAGCACCGAGTCGTCGCTGTCGTAGGCGGGGATCTCCTGGGTGCGGGCGGGCGCGCCGTCCCGGGTGAAGGGGCCGAAGCGCACACCGCCGGACATGGCCAGGTCGGTGTGGCCGTCGCCGTCGAAGTCGCCGGGGAGGCTGGAGTAGGCGTCGAGGAGCCGCCCCGGCTGCAGGAGCGTTCCGCCGGACAGGCCCGTGGCGGAACCCCACAACACGGTCTGGCTCTGGACCTGTGCCTCGCCGCCCGACGTCCAGTGCTCCCCGGTCGCGGGCACCACCAGGTCGGTGTAGCCGTCGCCGTCCAGGTCGACGGAGCTGACGTGGTCACCGAAGCGGTCGTCCGCCTCGGGCGAGCCGGGGACACCGGGCGAGGCCTGCGAGTGGACCTTCCTGGTCGCGAGGTCCAGGCCCTTCGCCGATCCCAGGACGACGGCGACGTAGCCGGCCGCCTTCTTCCCGCCGACCGTGGCGTACGGCACCCCGACGGCGAGGTCCTCGTAGCCGTCCCCGTTGAAGTCCTGCAGCGCCCCGGCCTTCGGCTGTGCCTGTGCCTGTGCGACGGGAAGCGCGCCGCACGTGGCGGCGATCAGGGCGATCGCCGCGACGACGGCGCGCCGGGTTCTGTGCGAGGCGGACAAAGCAGGCAGGGGCACGTGAACTCCGGTGGCCGTAAGGACAGTTGACCGTGGAGAGGATCAAGATCCTCGTCCACGCTGCCCCGTACGACTCACCGGAACGACGCTTGGTTGCCCTGCCGTACGCCGGAGGTTCTCCCGGCGTACGGCACCTCAGCCTGCGACCGGGGTCACCGGCCGGCTCACTGCTCGAACGGCTCGAAGTCGTCGAACTCCCGCGACGCCTCGTCCCGCTCGGCCTCCTTGTCGCGGCGCCGCTGAGCCGCGGGGCGCGGAGCCTCGAAGCGGTGGTCCTCACCACGGCGGCCGAGCATCTCGGCACCGGCCATCACGGTCGGCTCCCAGTCGAAGACCACGGCGTTGTCCTCGGGGCCGATCGCGACACCGTCGCCCGAGCGGGCGCCCGCCTTCATCAGCTTCTCCTCGACACCGAGGCGGTTGAGCCGGTCGGCGAGATAGCCGACGGCCTCGTCGTTGCTGAAGTCGGTCTGGCGCACCCAGCGCTCCGGCTTCTCGCCGCGCACCCGGAACAGCCCGTCCTCCTCGCGCACCACGGTGAAGCCCGCGTCGTCCACGGCCTTGGGCCGGATGACGATCCGCGTCGCCTCCTCCTTCGGCTTCGCGGCGCGTGCCTTGGCGACCACGTCGGCCAGCGCGAACGACAGTTCCTTCAGCCCCATGTGCGCCACCGCGGACACCTCGAAGACGCGGTAGCCACGCGCCTCCAGCTCCGGGCGCACCATCTCGGCGAGGTCCTTGCCGTCCGGGACGTCGATCTTGTTCAGCACGACCATGCGGGGCCGCTTGTCGAGCCCGGCGCCGTACTGCCGCAGCTCCTCCTCGATGATGTCGAGGTCGGAGACGGGGTCACGGTCGGACTCCAGGGTCGCCGTGTCCAGCACGTGCACCAGCACGCTGCACCGCTCCACGTGCCGCAGGAACTCCAGGCCCAGGCCCTTGCCCTGGCTGGCGCCCGGGATCAGACCCGGCACGTCGGCGATGGTGTAGACGGTCGAGCCGGCGGTCACCACACCGAGGTTCGGGACCAGGGTGGTGAAGGGGTAGTCGGCGATCTTCGGCTTGGCCGCGCTGAGCACCGAGATCAGCGAGGACTTGCCCGCGCTCGGGTAGCCGACCAGCGCGACGTCGGCGACGGTCTTCAGCTCCAGGACGATGTCCTGGAGGTCACCGGGCACACCGAGCAGCGCGAAGCCGGGCGCCTTGCGCCGCGCGGACGCCAGCGCCGCGTTGCCGAGGCCGCCGCGGCCGCCCTGGGCGGCGACGAAGGAGGTGCCGTGGCCGACCAGGTCGGCGAGGACGTTGCCCGCCTTGTCCTGGACGACGGTGCCGTCGGGCACGAGCAGGACCAGGTCCTGGCCGTCCTTGCCGGAGCGGTTGCCGCCCTCACCGGGCTTGCCGTTGGTGGCCTTGCGGTGCGGGGAGTGGTGGTAGTCCAGGAGCGTGGTCACCGACTGGTCGACGGTCAGGATGACGTCGCCGCCCCGTCCGCCGTTGCCGCCGTCGGGGCCGCCGAGCGGCTTGAACTTCTCCCGGTGGACGGAGGCACAGCCGTGACCTCCGTTACCCGCGGCGACATGCAGTTCGACGCGGTCCACGAAGGTGGTCATGTGAGGTGCCTCCAGCACTTGAAATGTTCGTACGGTTCTCTACTGCTGTAACACGCGAAAGGCGGACCCGCCTTCCCACAGGGGAAGTGAGGTCCGCCTCGCGAAACGTTCGGTCTGAAGCCCTAAGCCTGAGCTCAGGCGACCGGGACGATGTTCACGACCTTGCGGCCACGGTGGGTGCCGAACTGCACCGAACCGGCCGCGAGGGCGAACAGCGTGTCGTCGCCGCCACGGCCGACGCCCGCGCCGGGGTGGAAGTGGGTGCCGCGCTGGCGGACCAGGATCTCACCCGCGTTGACGACCTGACCGCCGAAACGCTTCACGCCGAGGCGCTGAGCGTTGGAGTCACGACCGTTACGGGTGGACGATGCGCCCTTCTTGTGTGCCATCTCTCCTCAGTCCCTTACTTCGCAGCCGCGGGGATCTCAGTGACCTTGATCGCCGTGTACTGCTGGCGGTGGCCCTGACGACGGCGGTAGCCGGTCTTGTTCTTGTAGCGAAGGATGTCGATCTTGACGCCCTTGTGGTGGTCCACGACCTCGGCCTGGACCTTGATACCGGCCAGCACCCACGGGTCGCTGGTCACGGACTCGCCGTCGACAACGAGCAGGGTCGAGAGCTCGACCGTGTCGCCAACCTTGGCAGTGGAAATCTTGTCAACCTCAACGATGTCGCCGACAGCAACCTTGTGCTGGCGACCACCGCTGCGCACGATGGCGTACACGCGGATCTCACTCTCTCGCTCGGGACGGCACCCCCGCAGTCCAGCCACCCGGCACGCGGACGGCCTCTCCACAACACCCAGGTGTTCCGGAGGAAAGGGTTTACGGGGATGTGACGTGTCAGTCGACACGCCGACAGTGAAGGTTACGGGGCCACGGCCGAACGGGTCAAACCGGGCCGGGGCTCCCGGGTGTGCGGCTGATCACTCGGGACCAGCCGCACACCCGCGGTGAGCCGGAACTCAGCTCTCGTCGGCGGAAGCCGAGACCGAGGACACCGTCTGCTCGGCCGCCGCGGTCTTCTTCGCCGTCGTCTTCTTGGCGGCGGCCTTCTTGGTCGTCGCCTTCTTTGCGGCCGTCTTCTTGGCCGCGGTCTTCTTGGTGGCGGCCTTCTTCGCCGTCGCCTTCTTGGCCGTCTTGCGGGCGGCCGTCTTCTTGGCCGGAGCCGTCTCCTCGGCGGACTCCTCGGCGGCCGGGGCCTCCGTGGCGGTCTCCGCCGCCGGGACGACCACGACGGCCGTCTCCTCGGACGCGGTCGGCGCGGTGGCCTTGCGCACCGCACGGCGGCGCGGACGGGCCGGGGCGGCGCTCTCGGCGGGCGCCTCGGACGGCTCGGCCTTGGCCGGAGCCTCCTCGGCGACCGGCGCGGGCGCCGCCGGGGCCTCGGTGACCGTCACGACGGCCGCCTCGGCACCCGCGGGCGATCCGGCCGGCGCGGACACCTTGCGGGTCGCACGACGACGCGTACGCCCCCTGGGCGCGGCGTCCTCGACGACCGGGTCCTCGACGGCGGCCGGCTCGGCCTGCGCCTGCACGGCCGGCTCGACCTGCACCGGACGCTCGACCTCTTCCTCGGCCGTCACGTCCTGAGCCGTCGGAACCTCGGCCCGCTCGCCCCGCTCCCGCCTCGGCGCACCGGCCGGAGCCGACGACCGCCGGCTCGCCCGACGCCGTGAACGGCCCCGGCCCACCGCGGCCTCCGCCTCGGCGACGCTGCTGTACAGCTCCTCGTCGGGCTCGTAGACGGGCTCGGCCAGCGCGACCGGCTCGGCGACCTCGGCGGCCACCTCCGCCTCGGTCTCCACGTCCAGCTCGTCGGCCTCGGCGCTGTCGACGGACTCCGCCGCCACCGCGGCCTCGTGCACGTGCTCGATGCCGCCACGCCCGCGCTTCTTGCGCTTGCCGCCGCCTCCGACGGAGGTCGGCTGCTCCATGTGGACGATGACACCGCGGCCGTTGCAGTGGACGCAGGTCTCCGAGAACGACTCCAGCAGGCCCTGGCCGACCCGCTTACGGGTCATCTGGACCAGGCCCAGCGAGGTGACCTCGGCCACCTGGTGCTTGGTCCGGTCCCGGCCCAGGCACTCCAGCAGGCGCCGCAGCACCAGGTCCCGGTTCTGCTCCAGGACCATGTCGATGAAGTCGATGACGATGATGCCGCCGAGGTCGCGCAGCCGCAGCTGGCGCACGATCTCCT
Above is a window of Streptomyces sp. NBC_00490 DNA encoding:
- a CDS encoding glycosyltransferase family 2 protein, giving the protein MTVTQPDVTVIIGAYDAMPYLVECLASVEAQTIDHTRIEVIAVDDGSTDGTGACLEEFADRVDMPVTVIRQDNSGGPSAPRNVGLGKAAGRYVFFLDADDRLGPEALERMVAMADRNGTDVVLGRVEGINRKPPQSMWGQTLERTDVWSSNIKFTLSAQKLFRRDLLDRHGMRFDESLWTGEDALFTMEAYLRADGVSLIDDYTCYYLVGRDDGKHVTKSGSYTLRFDSARALMNLVAEMVPAGPRRDMLMVRPFLVTLLPQFGPRYLRDSEEVRRHKLELAKPLMDAYWTDEVARRLRVDERLRLHLVAEERPELLADVLEFLRAKKQAAALLEKRGRRVYLAYPHFRDAAAGIPDSVYLAEPREARAFPGYREGGLDSFVRRALRKARRMLPARDVRPTAVA
- a CDS encoding bifunctional cytidylyltransferase/SDR family oxidoreductase, whose protein sequence is MSQHIAKPRTTAVILAGGTGQRVGLSIPKQLLKIAGKAVIEHTLTTFENADSIDDIIVLMAPGYVPDIEKIVAKAGFTKVKKVIEGGSTRNETTERAIAALGEGLAEGEDLNVLFHDAVRPLLAQRVIDDCVVALERYQAVDVAIPSADTIIVTRTHGEDGEFITEIPDRSRLRRGQTPQAFKLSTIKRAYEVAAGDPNFQATDDCSVVLKYLPDVPIHVVAGDEYNMKVTQPVDVFIADKLFQLASTAAPEQVSEEAYRELLTGKTVVVFGGSYGIGKDIAELAEAYGSKVYALGRSTTGTHVENPEEVDDALSKAYAETGRIDYVVNTAGVLRIGKLAETDNATIEEALKVNYLAPVQIARSSYKYLAETKGQLLLYTSSSYTRGRAEYSLYSSTKAAMVNLTQALSDEWAGDGVRVNCINPERTATPMRTKAFGQEPSGTLLSSEAVARTSLDVLLSELTGHVIDVRQQDPTAAAGRASGFEQALASVLDRQDGVA
- a CDS encoding alkaline phosphatase D family protein, encoding MTGATSPDRRRFLTAGAAVIGAAASTQLWLPTTARAAGTTLPDGVFSLGVTSGDPLPDGIVLWTRLAPDPLNGGGMPDEVVPVEWEIAEDERFRKPVRRGVTQARPEYGHSVHVDVRRLRPGRTYWYRFRTSGQISPTGRTRTAPHPHSKGGSLRFALASCQNYQHGYFTPYADMLAQDPDFVLFVGDYIYESSPASTGVRRHEGTGEPYTLVQYRNRYAQYRSDPDLAAMHAGAPWIVTFDDHEVDNDFAGEIPQDPAKQPHDAFVARLTAAYQAYYEHMPVRASSVPNGPHIQMYRRLEFGRLARLNVLDTRQFRSDQATSQEGAQDPALTMLGAGQKEWLLDGLHDSPARWNLIASQIMMAETDLKVGEGKLWYYDAWDGYQAERNQLMREFEDVRNPVVFTGDRHLTMISDLKKDFGDPESDVVGAEFVGTSISSNGDQDQDAFHQQWDPLMADNPHWKLLDAHRGYHLFDVDRHGIDARVRTVDTVRQPTATASTLATLRVEADRPGVELA
- a CDS encoding VCBS repeat-containing protein — its product is MPLPALSASHRTRRAVVAAIALIAATCGALPVAQAQAQPKAGALQDFNGDGYEDLAVGVPYATVGGKKAAGYVAVVLGSAKGLDLATRKVHSQASPGVPGSPEADDRFGDHVSSVDLDGDGYTDLVVPATGEHWTSGGEAQVQSQTVLWGSATGLSGGTLLQPGRLLDAYSSLPGDFDGDGHTDLAMSGGVRFGPFTRDGAPARTQEIPAYDSDDSVLDTAAGDVDGDGITDLVSLTMPADWEPGDQGSSHHLNYLHGTEQGLAPLSALRNARGAKIEGGSDIELGDVNGDGRDDIVFGRPFPANGNEEPNDPSQYGDRVGVVLGTAQGPKTGDPRMLHQDTPGVPGAGEPGDLFGASVAVGDVDGDGCADIVAGVPLEDFAGVQDAGTVAVIPGGASGPTGAGSKVFSQNTAGVPGAAERRDRFGEAVTLLDTDGDGRADLIVGAPGENADAGSVWAFRSTAAGVTTKGSLAFGAKAFGTNPDSARLGADFPH
- the obgE gene encoding GTPase ObgE; this translates as MTTFVDRVELHVAAGNGGHGCASVHREKFKPLGGPDGGNGGRGGDVILTVDQSVTTLLDYHHSPHRKATNGKPGEGGNRSGKDGQDLVLLVPDGTVVQDKAGNVLADLVGHGTSFVAAQGGRGGLGNAALASARRKAPGFALLGVPGDLQDIVLELKTVADVALVGYPSAGKSSLISVLSAAKPKIADYPFTTLVPNLGVVTAGSTVYTIADVPGLIPGASQGKGLGLEFLRHVERCSVLVHVLDTATLESDRDPVSDLDIIEEELRQYGAGLDKRPRMVVLNKIDVPDGKDLAEMVRPELEARGYRVFEVSAVAHMGLKELSFALADVVAKARAAKPKEEATRIVIRPKAVDDAGFTVVREEDGLFRVRGEKPERWVRQTDFSNDEAVGYLADRLNRLGVEEKLMKAGARSGDGVAIGPEDNAVVFDWEPTVMAGAEMLGRRGEDHRFEAPRPAAQRRRDKEAERDEASREFDDFEPFEQ